GGGGTCCCCACAAGCCTCTCTCTTTGGTGGCCAGGACTGAGTCAGCACCTTCTGAGAAGCAGAGAATGAGGTTAACCACATTATATACTTGAGAGTCGTTAAGAGATTAGATCATAAATGTtatcactacacacacacaaaaaggtgaGGGGcagaggtgttaactaacctcaTTGTAGTAaacattttgcagtatatacggTTATGAAATCATCTCatcatacaccttaaacttacatatataatatgtcaagaatatctcaataaagctagaaaaaattaaaaattaaaaagtcacccctctatttaaaaaaaaataaaaaataaagttcaccGCAAAGGTGTGACACCCAGGTCCCCTGACTTCTGGTCACAatgttttctgtctttcattACATGCGTTCCAGAAGCCTAATGAATTATAAGAGAAGCCAGGCATCAGGCATCCAACCTTCCTGCAGCTTCTCCAGGGCCCCACAGAGCACCTGGAATTAGTTGTTCATCAGAAGATGTTGGAGACTCTCCTAAAAATAACCCACCAAGTAATCACAATCTGCATCAGTGAAAACAGGAAGCAGGTTTTAGTATCTTGCTTTTAGAAAGGGGGAGCTTGCCTGGGGAGGTACAGAAAAACCTGCGGGGTCCCAGCTGGCAACAGTGGAGCAGGTGTCTGGCCACTTCCTGCAGCTCTGGGCTTCCTCCAGAAGTGACCCCTTGGTCGCCAGCTGACGGCATCACCCCTCCTTGCATTTGGAGGACCTGTGGATCCAGAGCACTCCTCAGGCTCAGCGcctctctgccctctcccaccAAGGGGATCCTGGCTTTGGCCCCGAGCATCTTCCCCGCAACCTCCAATCCCGCCCTGCCTGGAGCAGCCTTCCAGGCACACTTGGTCTGCCTTTGCCCTTCTCTCCTCCAACTGCCCAGGGCCCAGAAACCCGCTGGGCTGGGCCTGTTGCAAGAGGCTGGCTTGGGTGGACCCTCCTTTGGGTTGGTTCAGGCGTTTCCCCTTGGAGCCCAGCACTAGGCTCTCTCCACACCCACCTCCTGcatcctctctccatctccacaccCACCTGcatcttctctccatctccacaccCACCTGcatcctctctccatctccacacccaccctcctgcatcctctctccatctccacacccaccctcctgcatcctctctccatctccacacccaccctcctgcatcctctctccatctccacacccaccctcctgcatcctctctccatctccacacccaccctcctgcatcctctctccatctccacacccaccctcctgcatcctctctccatctccacacccaccctcctgcatcctctctccatctccacacccaccctcctgcatcctctctccatctccacacccaccctcctgcatcctctctccatctccacacccaccctcctgcatcctctctccatctccacacccaccctcctgcatcctctctccatctccacacccaccctcctgcatcctctctccatctccacacccaccctcctgcatcctctctccatctccaggCCTACATTCTTTGCATCCTCTCTCGGTCTCCTCCACACCAGCCCTGTACGTGGTTTTACTTTTGTGCAATGAACTTACAGCACTTCCCTCAAACATCTTGTACATTGCCTTCAACCAAGATATACCTGTTACAGCTGAGGCCTGAGACCCAAACAGATTGGGGTCTTTCCAGCCCAATTGGACCTCCTCAGCTCCCCTGTTTCTGGATGGCACAGTGCCCACCGCAGCTCACGGGCTTCCTCAGATCTCATCTGGCCCCAGGACGATTCCAGCCAGAAAGGAGGGATCTGGGCCTCACCAGGTGGGACTGCAGTATATGGAAGGGGAAGATGAGGTGCGGGGGGCACTTCAGACTCAGCACCCCACCCAATTCCGGGGGACTAACAGCTGGAAGGTGGCACCAGTAGAAGGGTTTCAGGCACTAAGTCCAACCCAAGGAACATTTGCCTCCATTATATTCACTGTGGAAGTGAAGAAACGTCTGGAGCCCCAACTTCCATTTCTATAACCCCTCAaattagagaaacagaaattgCTCATTTTATTCTTCCAGCCTCGAGTGAAAGTTCTGGAGGGTTTATTGGGGCCTTTTAGAAGTCCTGGAAATCTCAAGCCACTGACAATTCCATTTCCATACCCCTACCCAGGTTCAGAACCCTAGGGCCAGCCATGCCCCTCCAGGCCCTAGGGTCCCACTGATATTCCCCATCATGCACCTCCTCCACCTGCTGGGTGGGAAGCAGGTGGCCAGGAGGGGGTGGTGCCTATGCTCAGCTGGGACAAGGATTGAGGGGTGCAGCCTGGAAACGGACATCGAAGGAAGTGCTTTGGAAAGAGGGGGACGCagcatactgagtgaagtaagccagagagaggaagacaactatcatatgatagcgcttacatgtggaatctaaaaagatgcaaatgaacttatttacaaaatagaaatagacccacagacatagtaAACCaatttacggttaccaaaggggaaggggggagggatattttaggaggatgggattaacatatacacactactatatattaaatagataaccaatgaggacctactgtctagcacagggaactatacttaatattttgtaataacctataagggaaaagaatctgaaaaagaatagatatatgtgtgtgtgtgtgtgtgtgtatatatatatatgtgaatcactgtgctatacacctgaaactaacatggcattgtaaatcaactgtatttcaatttttttaaagttagcaataaacaacaaaaaaagaaagaaagagcggGACGCTCCCCAACAGGCACTCGCGCCTTACTTCGGGCAACCTTTGGGGTGCAGAGAACCAGACAATTCCTGTTAGGAGCCAGTTTCCCCAAGATCACAGctagaagtggcagagctggaattctaaCCCCGTTTTAACACCAAGACCCATGCTCTTCCTACCACAGCCATTTCTGTCTAGTGGCCACTGAAAAGTCAGCGGAAGCCTCTTCAATCCAAATACCTGCCTCTATCAGTCCCATGGCAtcaccccctgccccaccttgCCCAGAAAGAAGACCCAGAGTGTGGAGCCCAGAACCTGTCTCTACTGGAAGTTGACATTAACGCTGCATTTCTTGATGTGATCCCTAGTCATTTCTAGTGTTCCTCAGAATTTTTCAAATTAGGGCAAATACGGAAATTACTTCCAAAAATTCACTCGCAGTGTTCTGTTACAGCTGGGCAGCAACCTCTGAAGTACTGGCAGGGGGCTCAGGGTCCCCCACCTGCCCTCTTAGTATTCCAGAGGCACCGCGCTGCCCTCCCGGATCATAGTCACTCTAAAGAACTGGGATTCTCTCAGAAATTATTtatgtcatttttccttttaaaaacatttagttcaaaaacaacaacaaagaccctcAAAGCATTCCAACGTAGAATTGCCATTCTAGAGGTCAAAAGTCGGTTCATACTCAACTATCTGACGGACAGCAAAGAGGTCTTTGCTGCAATTTTATTTCCTCAGTAGCATTTGGAAAACTTTTCAGATTTTCCAGTTAATGTATCCGTAAGTCAATCCGACCACAAAATGATTTGGCTCAATTATCTAATTAGATCATCTTTCCCCATCTTGAAAGGACTAGTATATTGACATCACCCCCTATGTAAATTAAGCAGGGCATCCTctcagcccctcccccttctcagcCATCCTGATCTCTTGGACAAAAGGAAAGGGCTCAAAACCAACACTCCCAGTCAGCCCCAAACACCTCCTCTGCCCCAAAACATCCACAGCACTTCAGTTTTTTCAGGAGTCTTAAGAAGGGAACTTTCAAAAGGCCAGAAGGATTAGGCACAAACATACCTCAACTTGTTATTACGGAAGTTTTCCAACACACGACAATGGTAGACAGAAGGCTGTAATGAGCCCCGGTCCCCTCTCGCCCAGCTTCAAATCATCAACACACAGTCAACACTGTTTCATCTCTAACTGCACCTTCTCACGCCCATGCCCCAGACGActctgaagcaaatcccagagaGCATTTCATTCCCTATGTATCTCTGAAAGCTAAAGATCCTTTTATTACGTAAGCACAATAACCTAATTGTAACTGAGAAAAAATTAACAATTCTGTATTATCGAGTATCCGATAAGTGTTCAAATTTCCTCAATAACATCtacattttatcaatatttttcattgaagtatagttgatttacaatgttgtgttaatttctactgtacagcaacgtgattcggttatacatatacacattctttttgtatatactcttttccattatgatttatcacaggatattaaatttagttccctgtgatctacagcaggaccttgttgtttatccattctatatataaaagcttacatctgctaaccccgacctcccactccatccctcccccaagcccctgccccttagcaaccaccagtctgttctctatgtctgtgattctgtttctgtttcatagataggttcatttgtatcatattttagattccgcatgtaAGTGTAACATCTACATTTTAAAGATTTGCTTACAGATGAAAACAGCCCACAACTTTTCAGCTGGTGATTGTTTTTCCCGCTCTTATTACGTGCTTCCTTCTCTCGCATCCTGTGGTCGACTCAGCCAGCCGATGGAGTTAGCGTATCAACCCCTTTGGGGTCTACTCCCTTTTTAAAAGTCCCTCTAAATACTTTCATGAGCAAACTTTCATTGCCGGCTTTTTGGCTCATTCTGTTTGGAAAGTtactctatgttttcttcttctcccttctgGAAACTCAGAAAAGAAACATGTGTCGAATTTCATTACCTCCAAGTTTCTCTTCTCCCCTGTGTTAGCCATCAACCTTCACTTCATCTCTAAGGGGACAGTTAACTTTAcaactcttctattttttttttttactcacttCCATAGGGCACTCTGAAAAGCCTCATggttctatttattcattcagcaagtatttactgaCCGCCTACATGGTCCCTGACTTGTGCATTATAATAAAAACGTGGCCAGGCTGGCCTTAGAGAACACAAGTCCAATTCACTCAACATCAGTTCTCCAAATGTGCGCTAGAGGGCGCCACTCTCCCATTGGCCTCTGTTAGAAAAGTCTGCCGTGACTAACTCACTATGCAGCCTATGTAAGCTCTCTATACCTCAGCACATAGTCAACCAAATAATCTCACACAACTTTCCCCTTAAAAACGAAATAAATTCCATTTATTGGATGCacagacaaaaagagaaattacataATTCCCCCAAATAGGTCCCTTTTTCCATTAGACATCATAGACAGAAAGCCTAGGGCTTATAGGTtttgcaaaattataaaaatgttgcAGACTATTTTTTCATTGCAAAAtaccaaaagaaaactgaaaagttgAAATCAATTAATGTCTACAGAGAGCAACACATCAACTTTGCTGTTACATGTAGTCTCAAAAGTATTTCATTACATTTGAAACTATTAATAAGTTTAATTTGCTATATTATAAAATTTCCTGAATATGCCCCAGTAATGGCCAAAAAACCCGTGTCAGTtaacacaacaaatatttatatagcacctgacgtgtgccaggcattgtactgTTCTTGGTGCTTACATCTGAAGGGGGAGATAatgaacaagcaaacaaataaataaacaaggtcATGTTTGTGATAAATGCAAGAGAGAAAATAGAGCTGGttgatgtgaaaaagaatatatgggaAGTTATTGACCTAGAGTGTTTAGAAAAGGCCTCCATGAGATGACAGCTATACTCATACCTCAGTGACAAGAGAGCCCTGGGAATATCTGGGAGCAGAATATTCCAGaatattccaggaagagggaTCAAAGGCAAAGGCctagtgggagggagacgcaaaagggaggagatatgtggatatatgtatatgtatagctgattcactttgttataaagcagaaactaacacaccattgtaaagcaattatactccaataaagatatcaagaaaaaaaaaaaaagggcaaaggcCTACCCATGAAAGTGTGATAAAGAAGAGTAGGAAGACCACAAcaaacaagtgctggagagggtgtggagaaaagggaaccctccagcactgctggtggggaggtaaattggtgcagccactatggaaaacagtatggagtatcctcaaaaaataaaaatagggttaccatatgacccagtaatcccagtcctgggtatatatctgaagaaaatgaaaacattaattcaaaaagatacatgcaccccaatgttcatagcagcacgatttacaatggccaagatatggaagcaacctaaatgtccatcaacagatgaatggataaagaagaagtgatgtatatatacaatggaatactactcagccatataaaagactcaagttttgccatttgcagcaacatggatggacctggagagtattatgctcagtgaaataagtcagacagagaaagaaatatactgtatgttatcacttatacatggaatctaaaaaataaaacacgtGAATGatataaccaaacagaaacagactcacagatatagagaaatagtagttaccagtgggaagagggaagtggggagaggcaagataggggtagggggacaagaggtacaaactacaagaggtataaaataaataagctacaaggatacattgtacagcacagggaatatagccgatattttattataataacttaaagtataatttataaaaatttgaatccttatgctgtacatctgaaaccaatatgatgttgtaaatcaactatactttaaaaaaattttttttattagaaaaaacaaagcagCAGAGGAGGAAGGTATAGTGTAATGGGAAGGGGGGAGGATTGCACAGAACAGACAACAGAGGTAACCATAGAAAGAAGCtctgtttgggcttccctggtggcgcagtggttaagaatccgcctgccaatgcaggggcacaggttcaagccctggtccgggaagatcccacatgctgcggagcaactaggcccgtgagccacaactactgagcctgcgcgtctggcgcctgtgttccgcaacgggagaggccgcgatagtgagaggcccgcgcaccgcgatgaagagtgggccccgcttgccgcaactagaaagaaaagccctcgcacagaaatgaagacccaacacagccaaaaataaataaataaataaataaataaataaataaataaaaagagcaagGCACAGAAGGAAGGTTCTGGAGTGAGCCTTGGCCATGACCAGGCCCAGCCCCTCACCAGGAACAGGAGGAAAATCGCTCATCCAAGTCTCGGCAACGCGGTGGCAGGCCTGGCGTAACTCCACTCTCCAGAACCTTCTGCTGCAGAAGACTCCTGGGCTGTGACGTGTCAGCGGCCAGGCCCACCTGCAGCAGGAGACAGTGGCAGGACAATGACGGCAGCCCCTGCCCCTCCGTGGGGCTTTGCAGCGCGCACAGTGTAAATATACACTCATCCGATTCTCACAACCCACGAGGCAGGAGGAGCAGATAAGAAGACCAGAGCCAGGAGAGAGATGCGACCAGCCAGGGCCTCTGGGTGGGGATGGGCCAGCCCTGGAGTGGCCCAGCACTCAGGTGCCGAGGGAACCACCTCGAAGGTTCTCAGCAGGTCTGCCTCGCTGTGCATTGAGCAAGCTGCCGGGGGGCTACCCCAAGGGGCCCCGGTATCCACCACTCACACCTGAGTAGTGGTCATTATCCGTGTGGGGGAGCTCGAGCTGACTCACTGCTGTGGCTTTTGAGCTACGTGACCCGGAACGTAACTCCTCAAGAAAAGATGGAGGCAGAGCTGGAGGccacctccctgctcccagcGGAGCCCCAAATGACCACGCCTCACACGAGCTGATGTTGCGAGAACACTGATTCCCCTTGGTCAGCTCCAGCAAGCGTCAGCAACCTATGGAGACGTCCAGCCTGGACACCCATTGACACACTCCTGCGGAGTCGATGGGGGGGCTCTCTCCTGCCCCACTGCCCCAAGGAGGGGAGAACCCAAGGCCTCCTGCGGCTGTTATTGCCCAGGAAAGCCAGCCCACAGCCACTAAGATACACTCACCAGAGGACTCACGTCCCTCTCCCCGTTCACACCTCccatcacctcccaccccacagcCTCCAGCACTGGACCCACCAGCCAGTCGGCAACTACTTCCTGAGTGTTATGAGCCCAGCCCTGTGCTAGACCCTGCTGGGGTTCAAGACGGAATGACACAGCCCTTGCCTTCAGGGAGCTCCCAGTCTCAGCGGAGgtttcacacacacacgtgcgtgcgcacacatgcacacacacacacacacgggaaacAGGAGTACcgtaagtcccctacacatgaatgggttctgttccaagagcacgttcgtaagtccaatttgttcgtaaatCCAGCAAAGTTAgcttaggtacccaactaacacaattggagggcaggctgcaatttcactcacgcctgacgctgatggaatgcacgttcgcatctttgaaagttcgcaattTGAAGGTTCACAGGTAGGGGGCTTACTGCATAAGACTCCACACGAATTTCAGGCGTGTGATAGTGTGTTAACACAGGGACTGTGTTAGAGAAGGGCGGAATGTGGGCCTGGTGGTTGGGAAGGCAGCCTGGTGGAGAAGAGGGCTTAGCCGGGGGGAGGCAGACGGGCACAGCCCAGATCAACAGCaggggaaacagaggcaggaCCGAGGAGGGAGATGAGAGGAGAAGGGGCATCTGTGAGGGTCCCCCGGGTTGGGCCAAGGATCAGAGAGAAGGAAGTTCCAGAAGCACAGGGCCTCATTTCTCTGACCTCCCCCAGAGCGGCCTGTTATCCCTGAGCCAGGCATATGGCAGACGGTAAGAACCTACATGCAAACTGCACTGGAGACGGGAACCCATGGGGGCCTCCTGGCAACCCTGACCAAACCTCAGCTCAGCCCTGGGACCTCTCACCTCAACACAACTCCCCCACGCCCCCCAGCACTCACGTCCCTGGGATTTGACCTACATTTCACGACTAAaggcctctccccacctccaaggGTTTCACTAACTATAACCTACCTCATGAAGTCCGGTTGTCATCAAAACCCAGCCCGGCCCTAGTCGGTCCCACCTTTTCTGATGGGTGGTCCAGTCTGGGGAGCTCCAGGCCAACCTGCTCAGGTGTGAAGCCCGGAGGAGCCCTCGCCCTGCTGCTGGCCCTGCACCACCCTCCTCTTGTTCCGCTGTGAAGTCCGGACACACAGAAGCTTGTCTGCCAGCCTCTCCCCCTGCCCGGAGCCAGCGGGCCCCAGCAGGGAGGCTCCACTTCCTCCCCAGCCTTCCCCCAATCCTGCCGAGCCGGCAGCCAGGTACAGCCAGAGCAAGCAACCGCAAACCAGAGAAGACCAGCCCAGCCCAGCGAGCTTCCAGCAACATCTGCGGAAGGGAAGTAAGGCTCCAGCCTGATGCGCTGCTTGTTAGGTCTGGGAGAAGAGAGTGACTAAAAGAGGCCCCTCCTCAGAATTCTTTATTCTTGAACAAGGGAAggaagggcaggggtgggggagggcaggggatgaAATGCTACTCGAATGTAGGCCCTGACCCGGGGCTCTGTGTCAGGTAAGGAAGGAGTGGCGGGTTAGTCCCGGGGCCAAGGATCTCGGCCTGGGGTCCAGGAGCTCCTGGGGTTGCTTGTAGATTCTTGCATCTACGTGACTATGTGTGTCTTCCTGGGGAGACGGTTCATAACCTTTGCCATCTTGTCAGAGGGCTTCACGACCCCAAAAATGTTAAGAACGTTGCTCTGAAAGGAGAGCGAAGCCTGCAGGTATGTGCACACCTGGGGGAAGGTCTTGCCTCTGGAGCCGAGTCTGCTACCAACTGGCTGTGTTCTCCTAGGCAATTCACCTCCCGTCTCTGGTGGGCCAGGCGGGAGCACAGAAGCACGCTCCCCACACAGGCACCGGCCCCGCTGCCACGGGAGCGTGAAGGCTTACAGCCAGGCAGCCAGCACGAGCTCTTCTTCGGCTGTGACTCCCAGCAGGTCCGGGGAGTTTTTCCACCAGGGCACAGAACCTGCCTCCAATTCCAGGCTCCATCGGTCCCTCTGCTGTCACCTCCCGAGGTAGGTCTTCTTAGGGGACGTGTCCTCATGCCGGGGCACAGGCCCAGGGCCCCATTCCTAGTCACTGTGTCAGGTGTGCCTTGCACACAGCCCAGAGGTCCTGTACACGCCACATCTGTTCACAACGACAAAGAGACCAGGGTCAGGTCTGGGGCGGGACGCggccctgcccagcccctgtCAGCCATCTCTCCAGGGCTAGGAGGGAGCAGTCATGGGCCCCCTGCACCCAGCCAGGGCTGTGAGTCCTCTTAGCCCCTACCAAGCACCCAAGGATTACTAATCCCATTTACCAATGAGACAACGTGGGTTCAGGGCACTTGGTGACTGGTTCCAGATGTCCTGGGTCCCGATTTAATCTCTTAATCTCCACCACTAAGTACTAGTCCACAGTGCAACAGCCACCTAGGGGCAGCAGGCAGAGGACAACTGATCGCTGCGAAGCCCCGTGGCTCTAAggaagggcagagggcagggatcGGTCTCCAGCACTGAGCACGGGACTGGGCTGGAACAAGGGCTCTACGAGAGCAGGccctctgccagcccccagcTTCCTTCCTCCCAACCCACTACCCAGGATGCCATGTCCCCTTCAGACACCCACAGCCCCTAGCGATGCCCCCGCCCAGGCTCACATTCCCACATCCCCGAAGCCCCATCTTCCCACCTGCAAGAGCCTCTCTTAACAATGACACAGTAGAAATGAAGGGTCTTGGGGTCCAGAACCCAAAACGAGGTCCAGGCTTCTACCGCCGCACTGCCAGCTCCTACGTGTGATTTAGGGCCAGCTTGGgtgagcctcagtgtccttgtCTGCCAAATGGCTGAGAAGCCCGTGCCTCCGAGCATCAACTTGGAACCTGAGGCCCGGGGGACAGGTCCTGGCTCTCCCCTTTCTCACTGCATGACCTTGGCCAAGCCTCTTGGGGGGCCTCACTTTCTTTTGCCCGGATGACCCCAGGACCCTCGAGGCTCCCGCCTGTCCCACTTCCATCTCTCCTCACTGCTTCCGGTTGTCCCTGAACTGCACTTGAGATCACTGGGCTCTTCCCATTAAACATCTCAGTGTCCCCTCTCCCTGCCACAAAGTCCTTTGTAGAGCAAATGTGAGCCTCCAAGGTAGGACCCCTGCCTTGGAAACCTTCCACACCCTTGCTCTCCCTATTCGTCCCCAGGACCCAGTTCAAACCATCAAACTGCCTTGGGCGACACCAATCACCTCGCCTCCCAGAGCACTTTGCAGTCTGTCCCCACGAGAGCCGATAGCCGGCATCACCCTGTATGAGCGAGCACCCCAGGGGACAGGGCCTGTGGCTGTGCTCCTCCCAAGAGCCCTGCGCAGCACACTGCTTGGCACACTGGGGCGCTCAATTAATGACGTCAACCTCTCTTGTCTGCTAACAGCAATTATAATCCTCACAATATCCCAGGGAGAAGGAGCCCTCATCGTTAGCCCCAATTCACAGATAAGCAAACTGAGTCATGAAGTGAAATGACTTCTCAAGGGTACCAAATAGTAAGTGCTGGTGCCAGGAGGCCctaggggctgggggtgggcctgAGGATTGTGGAGAGTACCCTCTCCAGGTCGCTTTCAATTTGACATTCAGGGAATGAAGATCTAGTAAGAAGCTAGTCGTAGACCTAGGAGCTCAGTACGCCCCACCTCCCTCACCTGTCCCCACCTGACCCCGAACAAGCCTGAGATGGGCTCTGGCCGGCGCCGGGTCTCACCTGCTCTAAGCCGGGTGGGCCTGCGGAGGAAAACCAACGCAGGGGCCCAAAGCAGCCGTGTGCAGCCAGCCAGAGGGTCCTGGGGAAGGAGCGGAAGGAGGCGGCCCACTCCTTTGAGACCCCAAGCCAGCCCTCCCAGTCTCCCGGGATCCCAGCCAGAGAGGGGGCCGAAGCCCAGCGCCATCTCCAGAGGTCACGGATGCGGCTCTGGGGCAGAAAACAGCCGGAGGCAGCAGGTCCAGCGCGCATCAGAGCACGCGGCCTAAATGGGCCGCCTGGCCCTCGGGCCCGTGGCCGTGGCTGCGCTGGTGGGTCTTGAGCGAGCCTTCGCGCGCGAAGCTCTTGCCGCAGCGGGCGCAGAAGTAGGGCCTCCGCTCCCCGAAGACGCCGGGGCGGTGCGGGTGCGGCGCGGGCATGCGCGCGTGGGTGCGCTGGTGGTTGAGCAGGAAGCGCGGCTCCCGGAAGCAGCGGCCGCACTGCGCGCATTGGTGCGGCTTCTCGCCGCTGTGGATACGCTGGTGCGTTAGCAGGTTCTGCTTGAGGCTGAAGCAGCGCCCGCACTCGGGGCAGGGGAAGGGCCGCTCGCCCGTGTGGGTGCGCTGATGCACCTCGAGGTTGTGCTTGACGCTGAAGGCCTTGCCGCACTCGGGGCACACGAAGGCGGCCGCGCGGCCCACTCCGGCATGCGCCTTCTGGTGCCGCACCAGGCTGGGCTGCTGCGAGAAGGTCTGGCCGCACAGTGGGCAGCGGTGCGGCTGCTCCTCTGCAGGGTGGTGGATGACCAGGCCTCGGTCGTCCCCCAGGCCCTCCTCCCCGTCCCCCGCAGGGGACCTGTCCCCGGAGGACGCCAGTTCGGTCATGGGCACTCCCGGCTGCAATCACTGGCCCCTGGGGAGGCGGAAGCAGAGAGAGTACTCAGGGGGCACCCGAGGATCACCCAGGCCCCAGCCTCAGGGAGGACACTCCCCTGGGCTCCCATGGCTTCCAGAACCCGCCGCTCTCCAGTCCTGTTCGAGCCTGTGTCCCCCTGCTGGAAtgcccttctttctcctccacccctAATCACATCCTACCCCTCCTTCAAGGCCTTTCTAAAATGACACTTCCTGCTAGAATCCTTCCTTGacctctccagcccctcctgaGCCACGTGACCCAACCCTATGACCCTCACTCATCACACAGCACG
Above is a genomic segment from Balaenoptera acutorostrata chromosome 7, mBalAcu1.1, whole genome shotgun sequence containing:
- the LOC130708554 gene encoding zinc finger protein LOC728743 homolog; the protein is MTELASSGDRSPAGDGEEGLGDDRGLVIHHPAEEQPHRCPLCGQTFSQQPSLVRHQKAHAGVGRAAAFVCPECGKAFSVKHNLEVHQRTHTGERPFPCPECGRCFSLKQNLLTHQRIHSGEKPHQCAQCGRCFREPRFLLNHQRTHARMPAPHPHRPGVFGERRPYFCARCGKSFAREGSLKTHQRSHGHGPEGQAAHLGRVL